A section of the Desulfuribacillus stibiiarsenatis genome encodes:
- a CDS encoding DEAD/DEAH box helicase, with product MGFEEPTPIQEECVPIVLQGHDVIGQAQTGTGKTAAFGIPLIQKVEENNKNVQALVLTPTRELAIQVAGELRKIGKLKQIKPLPIYGGQHITHQIRALNQGAQIVIGTPGRILDHLRRKTLKLDAVKTIILDEADEMLDMGFVDDIESIVSSAPRERQTLLFSATMPYEIKKLSTRYMKSPKNIAIAKGDVSVPLIQQFYYKVLERDKFDSFCRILDQEEIGLGIVFCRTKKGVDELTDSLQDRGYLAEGLHGDLSQPQRDKVMQKFREASIELLIATDVAARGIDVENVSHVFNYDIPQDPESYVHRVGRTGRAGKKGIAITLVTPREIKQLVAIQKQTKVNLNVKDVPSLEEVAKRMKEQWKDKVTEAVESSQLLEYETALQDLFAKYGAESVAAAAMKIAVDTSFAKQDVHTYDFGDTGSAKGMVRFFINVGKNGEFTPKIVMDILQEHAGIASSTIGKINIFDRFTFVEVAEAQAPFVYEAFQNTRVNGKRINVEPAKPRV from the coding sequence ATGGGGTTCGAAGAACCGACACCGATACAAGAGGAATGTGTTCCAATTGTATTACAGGGGCATGATGTAATAGGCCAAGCTCAGACAGGAACAGGGAAAACAGCTGCTTTTGGAATCCCTCTGATTCAAAAGGTGGAGGAAAATAATAAAAATGTACAAGCATTAGTTCTGACACCTACAAGAGAACTAGCTATTCAAGTTGCAGGGGAATTAAGAAAAATAGGTAAACTTAAACAGATTAAACCGTTGCCGATTTATGGTGGACAACATATTACGCATCAAATTCGTGCTTTGAATCAAGGAGCTCAAATTGTCATAGGGACACCAGGACGCATTTTAGATCATTTGCGCAGAAAAACATTAAAGCTTGATGCAGTCAAAACAATCATATTAGATGAAGCAGATGAGATGCTAGACATGGGGTTTGTCGATGACATTGAGAGCATTGTTTCTTCTGCTCCTAGAGAACGTCAAACTTTATTATTCTCAGCTACTATGCCATATGAAATAAAAAAATTATCGACTAGATATATGAAGTCACCAAAGAATATTGCTATCGCTAAGGGTGATGTGTCAGTACCACTAATTCAACAGTTCTATTACAAAGTATTAGAACGCGACAAATTTGATAGTTTCTGCCGTATTCTCGATCAAGAAGAGATTGGATTAGGAATAGTTTTTTGCCGTACTAAGAAAGGTGTGGACGAATTAACTGATTCTTTACAAGATCGAGGATATCTAGCAGAGGGATTGCATGGAGACTTATCTCAGCCGCAACGTGACAAAGTAATGCAGAAATTCAGAGAAGCATCGATAGAATTATTGATTGCTACAGACGTAGCCGCCAGAGGAATTGATGTAGAAAATGTAAGCCATGTATTTAACTATGATATCCCGCAGGACCCTGAGTCGTATGTACATCGTGTAGGTCGTACAGGAAGAGCTGGAAAAAAAGGTATAGCGATCACATTAGTGACTCCACGAGAGATTAAACAACTAGTAGCTATTCAAAAGCAAACAAAAGTAAACCTAAATGTGAAAGATGTACCATCTTTAGAAGAAGTGGCAAAAAGAATGAAAGAACAGTGGAAAGACAAGGTTACGGAAGCAGTAGAAAGTTCACAGTTATTAGAATATGAAACTGCTCTTCAAGATCTATTTGCTAAATATGGTGCAGAGTCTGTTGCCGCGGCAGCGATGAAAATAGCAGTCGATACATCATTCGCCAAACAAGATGTTCATACATATGATTTTGGTGATACTGGAAGCGCCAAAGGGATGGTTCGATTCTTTATTAATGTCGGGAAGAATGGAGAGTTCACACCGAAAATAGTCATGGATATTCTCCAAGAGCATGCAGGAATCGCTTCCTCTACGATAGGGAAAATCAATATTTTTGACCGTTTTACATTTGTTGAAGTAGCTGAGGCGCAAGCCCCATTTGTTTATGAGGCATTCCAAAACACGCGCGTCAATGGAAAAAGAATTAATGTTGAACCTGCAAAGCCGAGGGTATAA
- the rimO gene encoding 30S ribosomal protein S12 methylthiotransferase RimO, producing the protein MNHLSVTIVTLGCAKNSVDSDIMQDILRSKEFHIVEDLKDAQVIVVNTCGFIDSAKEESINTILDIAEYKTTGKLQYLIVTGCLAQRYKDELMKEIPEIDGIVGTGDFDNIHKIISECHQGSRPVYVGHPAISYDQFTNFHENRKAGPSAYVKIAEGCNNFCTFCIIPKLRGAYRSRTIESITREVQALAKNGTKEINLVAQDSSCYGIDIYGEPKITGLLYALQEVEGIEWIRLLYAYPGNFNDDLIHAVASLSKVCKYVELPLQHSEDRILKLMRRPGLQTNIRELIAKIRTQIPNVAIRTSLIVGFPGETIEDFELLKQFVQEIKFDRLGVFTYSLEEDTAAANLTNHIEQDVKERRAHEIMEIQRGITETRNSNFVGKILPILIEKLHEDGTTYIGRTPFDAPEIDGEVFVTGKEIEIGKIIPVTITHVIDYDLAGEVSNVKPS; encoded by the coding sequence ATGAATCATTTATCGGTAACAATTGTAACATTAGGATGCGCTAAAAACTCTGTTGATTCAGATATTATGCAAGATATACTACGTTCAAAAGAATTTCATATCGTAGAAGATTTAAAGGATGCCCAAGTCATTGTAGTCAATACGTGTGGTTTTATTGACTCTGCGAAAGAAGAGTCAATAAACACTATTTTGGATATAGCTGAATACAAGACTACGGGTAAATTACAATATTTAATAGTAACAGGATGCTTAGCGCAAAGGTATAAAGATGAGTTGATGAAAGAAATTCCGGAGATAGATGGAATTGTTGGAACAGGTGATTTTGATAATATACATAAGATAATTTCTGAATGCCATCAGGGATCGCGGCCGGTTTATGTAGGTCATCCAGCTATCTCATATGATCAGTTCACTAATTTCCATGAAAATCGCAAAGCTGGGCCTAGTGCATATGTGAAAATTGCAGAAGGATGCAATAATTTTTGCACTTTTTGCATTATTCCTAAACTTCGTGGAGCTTACCGAAGTAGAACGATTGAATCAATTACACGAGAAGTACAAGCGTTAGCTAAAAATGGAACGAAAGAAATCAATTTAGTTGCTCAAGATTCCAGTTGTTATGGAATAGACATATATGGTGAACCGAAAATAACAGGGTTGCTCTATGCTCTTCAAGAAGTAGAAGGAATTGAATGGATTCGTCTTCTATATGCTTATCCAGGTAACTTTAATGATGATTTAATCCATGCTGTCGCTTCACTTTCTAAGGTATGTAAATATGTAGAATTACCACTGCAACATAGTGAAGACCGAATCTTGAAACTAATGAGACGCCCAGGACTACAAACCAATATTAGGGAGTTGATAGCAAAGATTCGAACACAAATTCCAAACGTTGCCATTCGTACTTCGTTGATAGTTGGTTTCCCAGGTGAGACGATTGAAGATTTTGAATTACTTAAGCAATTTGTACAAGAGATTAAATTTGACCGACTAGGAGTCTTTACTTATTCTTTAGAGGAAGATACTGCTGCTGCAAATTTAACGAACCATATTGAGCAAGATGTTAAAGAACGTCGTGCACATGAAATCATGGAGATTCAGAGGGGTATTACAGAAACTAGAAATTCTAATTTCGTGGGAAAAATTTTACCTATTCTAATCGAAAAATTACATGAAGATGGAACAACATATATCGGTAGGACACCATTTGATGCGCCAGAGATTGATGGTGAAGTATTCGTTACGGGTAAGGAGATAGAAATTGGTAAAATCATACCTGTTACTATTACACATGTAATAGATTACGATTTAGCCGGGGAGGTTTCTAATGTTAAACCTAGCTAA
- a CDS encoding DUF3388 domain-containing protein, protein MKRVIYLESEYDKLVNHMSKIIRDYEFCCIGISGNTGLGKSTAVKQVACNLNKAILECHELEPEAWGCLNDTFAAANKTNQLLLFDGIIVSFHLHRKFYQDLFLRYLHATTIVIEHPDIFLEQNNLSGDVFDIIFEIRTNSNHHVTYPFLY, encoded by the coding sequence GTGAAACGGGTAATTTATTTGGAAAGTGAATACGATAAATTAGTAAACCATATGAGTAAAATCATAAGGGATTATGAATTTTGTTGCATCGGAATCTCTGGAAATACTGGATTAGGGAAAAGTACTGCTGTTAAACAAGTCGCATGTAATCTGAATAAAGCCATTTTAGAGTGTCATGAGTTAGAACCAGAAGCTTGGGGATGTTTAAATGATACTTTTGCTGCAGCAAATAAAACGAATCAGCTACTACTTTTCGATGGAATCATTGTTTCTTTTCATTTGCATCGTAAATTTTATCAAGATTTGTTCCTAAGGTATTTACATGCAACAACCATTGTAATTGAACATCCCGACATCTTTCTCGAGCAAAATAATTTATCTGGGGATGTATTTGATATCATTTTCGAGATTCGAACAAATTCAAATCATCACGTAACATATCCGTTTCTTTATTGA
- a CDS encoding helix-turn-helix domain-containing protein — protein MSSIGEYLKSKRIETGLTIDDISNITKISTRYLQGIEDDDWSMMPGDFYAKGFIRSYAKALDVDISELLSESESFRDLSRTHKSQQSTFIAPRTSAPARAKRFGKLFSLTLVLLLVFAVILTIFYYVSTTELDTQDIDNNQLNPDTVIDPNQVSDLEPLREKDPITIPELSEEQPRPENVTITLTEQTQTSYTYQVNSAELSIKIEAINGTCWYEVRENDGRGRVLSTKSLTKGNAEEVNHNQNLWIRLGNPDAVNLFINETLLDKEASSSPRNFQLNIEKD, from the coding sequence GTGAGTTCAATTGGAGAATACTTAAAGAGCAAAAGAATAGAAACTGGGTTAACCATTGACGATATTTCGAATATAACGAAAATTAGCACGCGTTATCTCCAAGGGATTGAGGATGATGATTGGTCTATGATGCCGGGAGATTTTTATGCGAAAGGTTTTATACGAAGTTATGCGAAAGCATTAGATGTAGATATTAGCGAATTATTATCTGAAAGTGAAAGCTTTAGAGACTTATCGAGAACACATAAGTCACAGCAAAGCACTTTTATTGCCCCAAGAACTTCTGCACCAGCTAGAGCGAAACGTTTCGGCAAACTTTTCTCACTTACTTTAGTGCTTTTATTAGTATTTGCTGTTATTCTTACAATTTTTTATTATGTTTCAACGACAGAATTAGATACTCAAGATATTGATAATAATCAACTAAACCCTGACACTGTAATTGATCCGAATCAAGTGTCTGATCTTGAACCACTTCGAGAAAAGGATCCTATTACTATTCCGGAACTTAGTGAGGAGCAGCCAAGACCGGAAAACGTTACGATTACATTGACGGAGCAAACTCAAACAAGTTATACATATCAAGTAAATTCTGCGGAACTAAGTATTAAGATTGAAGCTATAAATGGTACTTGCTGGTATGAGGTAAGGGAGAACGATGGTCGAGGCCGAGTGTTAAGTACGAAATCGTTGACCAAAGGTAATGCAGAGGAAGTGAATCATAATCAAAATCTTTGGATTCGACTTGGTAATCCAGATGCAGTCAATCTATTTATTAATGAGACATTATTGGATAAAGAAGCTAGCTCAAGCCCGAGAAATTTTCAATTGAATATTGAAAAGGATTAA
- the recA gene encoding recombinase RecA: MSDRKQALEMALKQIEKQFGKGSIMKLGESTSNIVETSSSGALALDIALGIGGYPKGRIIEIFGPESSGKTTVALHAIAEIQSKGGQAAFIDAEHALDPLYAKNLGVNTDELLLSQPDTGEQALEIAEALVRSGAVEILVIDSVAALVPRAEIEGEMGDSHVGLQARLMSQALRKLSGAISKSKTIAIFINQIREKVGIMFGNPEVTPGGRALKFYSSVRLDVRKTESIKQGNDIVGNRVKIKVVKNKVAPPFKQADVDIMYGEGISREGSILDIGTELDIVNKSGAWYSFESERLGQGRENAKIYLKENDNIAKKIDQRIRDYYQLHKEAAKSINEETIAE, from the coding sequence ATGAGTGATCGTAAGCAAGCGTTGGAGATGGCTTTGAAACAAATAGAGAAACAATTCGGAAAAGGTTCTATCATGAAATTAGGGGAATCCACATCAAATATAGTAGAAACTAGTTCTTCAGGTGCATTAGCGTTAGATATTGCGTTAGGAATAGGAGGATATCCAAAAGGTCGAATCATCGAAATTTTTGGACCAGAATCTTCGGGTAAAACAACAGTCGCTTTACATGCAATTGCGGAAATTCAAAGTAAGGGTGGACAAGCAGCATTTATAGATGCGGAACATGCACTAGATCCCTTATACGCTAAAAATTTAGGTGTAAATACGGATGAATTATTACTTTCTCAACCTGATACAGGTGAGCAAGCACTTGAGATTGCTGAAGCATTAGTGAGAAGTGGGGCTGTTGAAATTCTTGTTATTGACTCAGTAGCAGCTTTGGTTCCTAGAGCGGAAATAGAAGGAGAAATGGGTGATTCACATGTTGGTTTACAAGCAAGACTTATGTCACAAGCTTTACGTAAGCTTTCTGGTGCAATTAGTAAATCCAAAACAATTGCGATTTTTATTAACCAAATTCGCGAAAAAGTTGGTATTATGTTTGGAAATCCAGAGGTAACTCCGGGAGGACGCGCTTTAAAATTCTATTCTAGTGTAAGATTAGATGTAAGAAAAACAGAGTCTATTAAACAAGGAAACGATATCGTAGGAAATCGAGTGAAGATTAAAGTAGTAAAAAACAAGGTAGCACCTCCATTTAAACAAGCGGATGTGGATATCATGTATGGTGAGGGAATCTCAAGAGAAGGAAGTATATTAGACATTGGAACAGAGCTAGATATAGTGAATAAGAGTGGTGCGTGGTATTCTTTCGAAAGCGAAAGATTAGGGCAAGGAAGAGAAAACGCCAAGATATATCTAAAGGAAAACGACAATATAGCGAAGAAAATTGATCAAAGAATTAGAGACTATTATCAGCTACATAAAGAGGCTGCGAAATCAATAAATGAAGAAACTATAGCAGAATAA
- a CDS encoding competence/damage-inducible protein A, with protein MRAEIIAVGTELLLGQIANTNGQYLSQKLAEVGIDVYYHTCVGDNFDRIIEILDIAYNRSDLIILTGGLGPTDDDITKDAVATYLNLSLLLDEVSALQIKQFFLERQIPMPERNLNQAMLPEGSIALENCNGTAPGVFLAHNEKYMLLLPGPPRELQPMFSKVAIPKLLQFIQKDSIIHSLTLRFFGVGESRLVDIIDDILISQTNPTIAPLCSDQEVTLRITAKAGNVKEAQELIEPVRDLVINRLHDYYYGTDEQSLLSLVHARLLQQGYTISVAESCTGGLLSNMLSTLADSSRYFMQGFVCYSNAAKISFGVPEQLIEEAGAVSAEVSTYLAKLARGKHDTNIGIGITGYAGPTSDFGRNVGEVFIAIDADDYQKIHKFQFNGNRDSIRMKTVKTVLFLLLKHMESKGE; from the coding sequence GTGAGAGCTGAAATTATTGCTGTAGGGACTGAATTGTTATTAGGTCAAATAGCGAATACCAATGGTCAGTACTTATCGCAAAAGCTTGCAGAAGTTGGGATTGATGTGTATTACCATACTTGCGTTGGTGATAATTTCGATAGAATCATCGAGATTTTAGATATTGCATACAACCGCTCTGACTTAATCATACTCACTGGTGGTTTAGGACCAACGGATGACGATATTACCAAAGATGCAGTTGCTACATATTTGAATCTATCTCTTTTACTCGATGAAGTTTCGGCGCTACAGATTAAACAGTTTTTTTTAGAACGCCAGATACCTATGCCAGAACGAAATCTAAACCAAGCCATGTTACCAGAAGGGTCAATAGCATTAGAAAACTGCAATGGTACAGCTCCAGGTGTTTTTTTAGCTCATAACGAGAAATATATGTTACTGCTTCCTGGTCCGCCTAGGGAATTACAACCTATGTTTAGTAAAGTTGCCATACCAAAACTATTGCAATTTATCCAAAAGGATTCCATCATACATTCATTAACATTACGTTTTTTTGGCGTGGGAGAGTCTCGACTAGTGGATATCATAGATGATATTTTAATATCACAGACGAATCCTACAATTGCTCCACTATGTAGTGATCAAGAAGTTACATTAAGAATCACAGCAAAAGCAGGTAATGTGAAAGAAGCGCAAGAGCTGATTGAACCTGTTCGAGATTTAGTAATAAATCGATTACATGACTATTATTATGGGACTGATGAGCAATCGTTATTATCTCTGGTTCATGCACGATTATTACAACAAGGATATACAATATCAGTTGCTGAGAGTTGTACAGGAGGTCTATTAAGTAATATGCTTTCCACACTTGCAGATAGCTCTCGATATTTCATGCAAGGGTTTGTTTGTTATAGTAATGCAGCAAAAATATCTTTTGGTGTTCCGGAACAATTGATTGAAGAAGCAGGAGCAGTAAGTGCTGAGGTATCAACATATTTGGCAAAACTAGCCAGAGGGAAGCATGATACAAATATTGGCATTGGTATCACTGGTTATGCAGGGCCTACTTCAGATTTTGGAAGAAATGTGGGAGAAGTATTTATAGCTATCGATGCTGATGATTATCAAAAAATACATAAATTCCAGTTTAATGGAAACCGAGATTCTATACGTATGAAAACTGTCAAAACAGTATTATTTCTATTATTGAAACACATGGAAAGTAAGGGTGAATAA
- a CDS encoding Ger(x)C family spore germination protein translates to MEIPKRAKRFTGLVEPWNIHKELSRNLSVLKELFKKSDDVVFRDFFVKFNNVEKKGVIIYIEGLINSDVINRDILERIVTVDFLVNPYLKTDAMDGKKWMKEFIERCLSANNLSPCETITEVKDGILNAQAVLLIDGIDAGIVAGVEGFSLRGIDEPDSGVVIRGPREGFIENLRTNTALIRRKIRSHHLKGETITVGRKTNTKVCLVYLDDTVNHEILKEVKERIHRIEIDAILESGYIEELIEDNPFSPFPSMSVTERPDEATAAILEGRIAIIIDNTPFVLILPMVFQDLLHVSEDYYNRYTGGTMIRIIRFIALFISLFLPSLYIGVVTFHPEMLPTPLLISIAAAREGVPFPVIIEAFLMEFTFEALKEAGARMPKAIGSTVSIVGALILGEAAVSAGLVSQPMVIVVAGTAIAAFAIPGFGTHAGIRFIRFIFLILAGIFGLYGVIIGLMFMLLHLCSMRSFGVPYMAPFAPLITEDLKDSIVRAPWWSLKYRPQLFNWRRQRRNKTPRPTPPIVVLCLCILSGMFLTGCWNMEEINNRAIIGGIGIDKIKEEEDKENQISMTVQIIKPGVVAGASEGGGGGNPNANWILDTEGKSVFEAARNLVRYSGRQIYWGHNQVVVIGEELAREGVGTILDFFDRTPENRLRTWFIVVKGEEAKKVLSATPHLESLLAVELSSMLQARRDTSFAAAINLRDFLFFLSIPSRAPVASAVEVYTDADGKESLLITGSAVFDRDKLIDFYDENLTRGILWVVGDVDGAVIPVDWDGIVGAITARVLSAGSKIKTDVENGQVNVTITIDMKGKITEIEEDIDLRSLEALKSVEDKVADSIKSEIEKVIEKAKEDKVDIFGIGEHVRRQNPREWKEISQDWKEIFPDINFQVQANVKIKRYGVTRNVGISNSQ, encoded by the coding sequence ATGGAAATCCCTAAAAGGGCAAAGCGCTTTACTGGTTTAGTAGAACCATGGAACATTCATAAAGAGCTGAGTCGAAATTTATCTGTATTAAAGGAATTATTTAAAAAAAGTGATGATGTCGTATTTAGAGACTTTTTTGTGAAATTCAACAATGTTGAAAAAAAAGGCGTAATTATATATATAGAAGGGTTAATTAATAGCGATGTGATAAACAGAGATATCCTTGAAAGAATCGTCACTGTTGATTTTTTAGTAAATCCATACCTAAAAACAGATGCGATGGATGGAAAAAAATGGATGAAAGAGTTTATCGAACGTTGTTTGTCTGCTAATAATTTAAGTCCATGTGAAACTATTACCGAGGTGAAAGATGGGATATTAAATGCACAAGCAGTGTTATTAATTGATGGTATTGACGCAGGTATCGTTGCAGGTGTAGAAGGATTTAGCTTGCGCGGAATTGATGAACCAGATTCTGGAGTCGTAATCCGTGGGCCAAGGGAAGGGTTTATAGAAAACCTTAGAACGAATACGGCATTGATACGTAGAAAAATTAGAAGCCACCATTTAAAAGGTGAAACAATCACGGTAGGGAGAAAGACGAATACTAAAGTTTGTTTGGTATATTTAGATGACACTGTCAACCACGAAATATTAAAAGAGGTAAAAGAAAGGATACATAGAATCGAAATAGATGCGATTCTTGAGTCAGGTTATATTGAAGAACTAATTGAAGACAATCCATTTTCGCCTTTTCCATCAATGAGTGTAACGGAAAGACCAGATGAAGCAACGGCTGCAATACTTGAGGGAAGAATAGCTATTATTATAGACAATACCCCATTTGTGCTAATCCTCCCAATGGTATTCCAAGATTTATTGCATGTAAGTGAAGACTATTATAATCGCTACACTGGTGGTACGATGATACGAATTATTCGTTTTATCGCTTTATTTATTTCTTTATTTTTACCTAGCTTGTATATTGGTGTTGTCACGTTTCATCCAGAGATGTTACCGACTCCATTATTGATAAGTATTGCTGCCGCACGGGAAGGTGTTCCATTTCCAGTAATTATTGAAGCTTTCTTAATGGAATTTACTTTTGAAGCGCTTAAAGAAGCTGGAGCAAGAATGCCAAAAGCAATTGGTTCCACAGTGAGTATCGTAGGGGCATTGATTTTGGGTGAAGCTGCAGTAAGTGCTGGGCTGGTTTCTCAACCGATGGTTATAGTCGTTGCAGGTACTGCAATCGCTGCTTTTGCAATTCCTGGTTTTGGGACCCATGCAGGAATTCGTTTTATTCGATTTATCTTTCTAATTTTAGCAGGAATTTTTGGGTTATATGGTGTTATTATAGGCTTAATGTTCATGCTTCTACATCTATGTTCTATGAGATCATTTGGTGTGCCTTACATGGCACCTTTTGCACCATTGATTACAGAAGATTTAAAGGACTCCATTGTTCGTGCCCCATGGTGGAGTTTAAAGTATCGTCCTCAATTATTCAATTGGAGGCGACAACGAAGAAATAAAACACCAAGACCAACACCGCCTATTGTCGTTCTATGTTTATGTATTTTAAGTGGTATGTTTTTAACGGGTTGTTGGAATATGGAAGAAATCAATAATCGAGCAATAATCGGTGGTATTGGCATAGATAAAATCAAAGAGGAGGAAGATAAGGAGAATCAGATTTCTATGACGGTCCAAATCATTAAACCTGGAGTGGTGGCTGGTGCGTCCGAAGGTGGTGGCGGGGGCAATCCTAATGCAAATTGGATTCTCGATACGGAAGGAAAGAGTGTTTTTGAGGCAGCTAGAAACCTAGTGAGATATTCTGGAAGACAGATCTATTGGGGACATAATCAGGTTGTTGTCATTGGAGAAGAATTGGCTAGGGAAGGTGTAGGAACAATATTAGACTTTTTCGACCGTACTCCTGAAAATCGTCTAAGAACATGGTTTATTGTCGTAAAAGGAGAAGAAGCGAAAAAAGTTCTTTCAGCTACTCCCCACTTAGAATCCTTATTAGCAGTTGAACTTTCTTCAATGCTACAAGCAAGAAGAGATACATCATTTGCAGCTGCGATAAATTTACGTGATTTTTTATTTTTTCTCTCGATTCCCTCAAGAGCACCAGTAGCATCCGCTGTTGAGGTATACACGGACGCGGATGGAAAAGAATCACTATTAATTACCGGTAGCGCAGTATTTGACCGTGATAAGTTGATTGATTTCTATGATGAAAATCTAACGAGGGGAATACTATGGGTTGTAGGTGATGTCGATGGTGCAGTAATTCCAGTAGACTGGGATGGAATCGTAGGAGCAATTACTGCACGAGTACTTTCAGCTGGATCCAAAATCAAAACTGATGTTGAAAATGGGCAAGTCAATGTGACAATCACAATTGATATGAAAGGTAAAATTACAGAAATTGAAGAGGATATCGACTTAAGATCTTTAGAAGCATTAAAGAGTGTGGAAGATAAAGTTGCAGATAGTATAAAATCTGAAATAGAAAAAGTTATAGAAAAAGCAAAGGAAGATAAGGTCGATATCTTTGGCATCGGAGAACATGTACGGAGACAAAACCCTCGAGAATGGAAGGAGATATCACAAGATTGGAAAGAGATATTTCCCGATATCAATTTTCAGGTACAAGCAAATGTCAAAATTAAACGTTACGGTGTAACTAGAAACGTAGGAATCAGTAATTCACAATAA
- the pgsA gene encoding CDP-diacylglycerol--glycerol-3-phosphate 3-phosphatidyltransferase, protein MLNLANKITLTRIFLVPIVMLFMLVKFDFGRVSIVGVSTSLSEIIAAFVFILAASTDGLDGYIARKKKMVTNLGKFLDPLADKLLISAALISLVEMGRLEAYVAVIIISREFAVTGLRLVAAADGQVIAASKLGKIKTIAQIVAVALLILNNFPFTYINLPLDLISLFFAVIITIVSGIDYFYKNRHVIIKKS, encoded by the coding sequence ATGTTAAACCTAGCTAACAAAATTACTTTAACTAGAATATTTTTAGTGCCAATTGTCATGTTGTTTATGTTAGTGAAATTTGATTTTGGAAGAGTTTCCATAGTAGGTGTCAGTACATCATTAAGCGAGATTATTGCTGCATTTGTTTTTATATTAGCTGCTAGTACCGATGGTCTTGATGGATACATTGCTAGAAAGAAAAAAATGGTTACGAATTTAGGAAAATTCCTAGATCCTTTAGCAGATAAACTACTAATCTCTGCGGCTTTAATCTCATTAGTAGAAATGGGAAGGTTAGAGGCATATGTTGCAGTTATTATAATTAGTAGAGAATTCGCAGTAACAGGATTAAGACTTGTTGCTGCTGCTGATGGGCAAGTAATTGCTGCGAGTAAGCTTGGGAAAATAAAGACAATTGCTCAGATTGTAGCTGTTGCATTATTAATATTAAATAACTTTCCATTTACGTACATTAATTTACCTTTAGATTTAATCAGTTTATTTTTTGCTGTTATTATCACAATTGTTTCCGGTATAGATTACTTCTATAAAAATCGTCATGTGATTATAAAGAAATCTTAG